A window of Solanum stenotomum isolate F172 chromosome 3, ASM1918654v1, whole genome shotgun sequence contains these coding sequences:
- the LOC125857547 gene encoding transcription factor MYB14-like, which produces MFPQQRQKTVELVNLFTIMPRVQLQQQQCTNMKKGAWSPEEDQKLKSYIMKFGIWNWIHMPKFAGLSRTGKSCRLRWMNYLCPDVKRGPFTMEEVEIVIKTYQELGNKWSAIAGRLPGRTDNEIKNFFHTHLKKQLGVKNVASMKRTKRVLMKKDKDQNEMTNIYADKSSPNVCNYSLEKSSSTIITWEENEMTDIVSSSNIVILESNPEIEKISTNNVGCHLCQFEYPHPCTLSGLDFFHQFDVLWDAQHLTIF; this is translated from the exons ATGTTTCCACAACAAAGGCAAAAAACCGTAGAATTAGTGAACTTGTTTACAATCATGCCAAGAGTACAACTACAGCAGCAGCAATGTACAAACATGAAGAAGGGGGCATGGTCTCCAGAGGAAGACCAAAAATTGAAATCTTATATCATGAAATTTGGCATTTGGAATTGGATCCATATGCCTAAATTTGCAG GGCTTTCAAGAACAGGGAAAAGTTGTAGACTAAGATGGATGAACTATCTCTGCCCTGATGTTAAGAGAGGACCCTTTACAATGGAAGAAGTCGAAATCGTCATCAAAACGTATCAAGAACTTGGAAATAA ATGGTCAGCTATTGCAGGAAGATTACCGGGAAGAACAGacaatgaaataaaaaatttcttccACACACACTTAAAAAAGCAATTGGGAGTGAAAAATGTTGCCTCGATGAAAAGGACTAAAAGAGTACTAATGAAGAAAGACAAAGATCAAAATGAGATGACGAATATTTATGCGGATAAATCATCACCTAATGTTTGTAATTATTCATTGGAGAAGAGTAGTTCGACTATTATTACATGggaagaaaatgaaatgacAGATATTGTTTCTTCTAGTAATATAGTTATATTAGAGAGCAAcccagaaattgaaaaaattagtACTAATAATGTTGGTTGTCATCTTTGCCAGTTTGAGTATCCTCACCCTTGTACTCTTTCTGGTTTAGACTTTTTTCATCAGTTTGATGTACTCTGGGATGCTCAACATCTTACTATTTTTTGA